A segment of the Desulfurococcus mucosus DSM 2162 genome:
TGCCTCTCTCAGCGAGATAGTGTCCCACAGTGTAGGCGAAGCCAGCGTGCCCCCCGTACCCGGCGATCAAGAGCACTTTATCCATACGGGTCCCCATGCTCGTAGTCCTCGAGCTAATGTATGCTTCCTAACAATTAATATTGGATGAGGCAATAAGAAAGACAATAGAGGGAGAGTACTGCCCGGAGAAAGCCTTGGTGTCAAGGTGATCACATTGGGTTTCACCCCGGTCTCCAGCATAGAGGCTAGATTGCGGAGTGCACGCAGCGGCTTCATAGCGTCAGCTCTGCTGTCTTTCACCGGCCTCGTACTAGAGCTGGCTGTGGCATTAATAGCTCCAAGCATAATACTCATCACGGATCTACTCCACTGGACAGTGGACACTGTTCTGGAAGCAGTATTCCTGCTAGTGGTGTACCTGGCCAGCAGGTTCAGTAAGAGGTTCCCGTGGTCGATAGTAATGATAGAGGGCGTTACCGTTACCACCGCTATCCTGGTGATACTTGGATTATACGGCTACATATTCCTCGACTACATCTCCTCTACTGCTGAAGGAGTATCCACGAGGAGCTTGATCCCACTGGTGGCAACCCTTGCAGGAGGCGTCATAACTGTTGCAATGTACATTATACAGCGGAGGAACTATCTAAGGTATAGAATAGAGCTCCTCAGAGTCGACGCAGCCCATGCCTTGATAGACTTCATAGCATCCATCCTAGCATCCATAGGCATAGCTCTAACATACTGGAGTGGCAGTCACTCCGTGGAACTCCTATTCACATTCATGTCAATGATGTTCGTAGTACACAGTCTCTTCGAGGTTTTCAAGGACATAGTGAGAACGCTTACAGGGTCGAACATAGATTACGAGTTACGGGCAAGGATAAAGGATTCCCTGATCGAGGACTTCAGTAATGTAGAGGTAGGGGATGTGGATGCCAGGAAGATAGGTTCATTCTACGTGGTGTCAGCCAAGATACTTGTGGACCCGGATATGACGATGCGTGAGATCCACCGGTTGAGGAAGAGAATAGTGAGAAGCATTACATCCTGCTCCGAACTGATATATCATGTTGATGTTAAATTCTACCCTAATCACCGCGTGAAAACGCGGAGACGACAGCACACGAGGTAATCATGTAGCCTGCGTTAGGGGATCACTACACCTGTCTCCCTCCTCAACTTCCACCAGCTGCGCCTTCGCGAAGCCGGGTTTGGCACCCTCTATGATGTGTTTAACCAGTTTCATGTATCGTCGAGTCGGGTGTAGTGCCACAGCTACATATGCTCTCACTATAGCTGCCACTGTAGCCTCCTGGAGGACTATGGTTTGATCCCTCAGCTTCAACACGATCCTGACGTGTCGATGGCCCTCGGGGATACATGCAACTATCTCGTCTACATCCTCGTTCCTGTAGATCTTAACCTCGCCGGGCATCAGGATCCACCACTATTGCCCTACCTTCCACCCCTGGTAAATCCCTGAGGAAAACATACTCGGGTGTGAGAACCGGGTATACGTGGCCGTGCATTGCGTTCAACGCCTCGATTGCTCTGCCGTAGAGTTCGGCACGGCTTCCACCGCACTCTTTAACCGTGCTGGATAGCCTTGTAATCTTTAAGTGCTCATCTATCTCGACCCCCAGCACTGCTTTAACCATGTCTTCCGGAGCCGGCTGTATGCCTCCTGCAAGGGCCTCCTCTACTACTCTGATCGCCTTGAGGAGTTGACGCTCTCCGCCTGACAACTGTATGCCTCGTGAAACCAGCTTGCTGAGCCTCTCTCGGAGCTCCTGGTATCTAATGTATTCCTCGCTGCTGACATCCCTGTTGCTGAGGCTTTTAACCTCCTTACTGCACTTCAATAGCTCACTTATGATCACGCTTAGCTCCAGTGTGTTTTCCCCGGGCTCCATGTTGACTGATAGAGCCGTGTACGCTGTAAGCATATCCCTTCCCTCAGGGCTGCAATCATCAAGTAATACTAGTAGGGTGACGCACTTGGCGACCCGGGTGAAGCCTGCTAGATACCTGTAGAACTTCAGGAGTCTACTAATGGGTTCCACGGGTGTCAGCATCGGTGGCACGAGAAGCAGTGATGATGCATCCACCACTTGTACCGCCCCGTATTTTTCAATCAGCATTCGATCAGTGAAAACAATCCTCATATGTGGCTCACATGCCTCCACATGGAATGCGTTGCGATCCCAGGATGAGAGTAAATCCCGTATGAGCTCGGGAAGCTTCAACACTATCCCTTTGAAATCAGGCTTAACGCGTTGACGCCCTCCTCAACTATGCTTGCCTCCAGGTGCCTCTTGAAGAGGCCTCTATCCCAGCACAACATGCTTCCCTTGCAAAGCGTTTTTAAAGCCCCGGCGGAGGCACCATACCTAAGTGCCTCTCTCACGCTCCCTGTGTCTATGTATGCAGCGTTAAAGAACGCGTTGAAAGCATCGCCGGCCCCCGTGGTGTCCACAGGCTTCCCCTGCGGTGCTGTATACGCATGGTAGACCCCGCCATCCCTGGTCAACGCCACCGCTCCTTTACCGCCGAGCTTAACAACTATTATGTTTACGCCTAGATTGAAGAGCTCCCGTACATCTACCTTACCGGTGAGCACAGCGTACTCCTGCCTATTCAGGAAGAGCACGTCTATGTGCCTCAATACCTCACGTAGCTCGCTTACATCTGTGTGCACGTAGACGCCTGGGTCATAGCTTTTCATGGCTGCACGGGTTCTCCGCGAGATCTCCAGTGCCTTCGCCGGGTGGAGAGTCGCCATGTGCACCACGCTGGATGAATCAAGGAGCTCCTGACTCACCTTGTCAGGTGTCAGGTAGGCATTAGCGCCGAGACTCCTGATCATGGATCTTGATCCATCCGGGTAGACTATTGATACAACCATGCCTGGCTGTGCATCCACGTATGAGACGTGGGAGACATCTACACCCATGTCCCTCACTGTTTCAAGACCCATCTTCGCCAATGGGTTGCTTGACACTGACGCTATGAGTGATGAGCGATGGCCGTAATGTGATACGGCAACAGCATAATTCGTGGCTGCACCGCCTGGCCGTATATCTACCTCCCTTGCATTCACGCTCTCATCTAAACCTGGCATCTTATCCACGTATACTGCTACATCAATGTTGAAGTTCCCAACGCTCACATGTAGTGGTGTATTGGCTTTAGGCAAGTCTAATTCCTCCGGGAGGCTGTGCGTTTAATGACGGATGCCGTTATGTATTTCTTGCCCTCCCTTCTGGCTTCCTCATCCCACTCGCTCAGTATCTTCACAGCTTCATTCGCAACCCTGATAGCGTCTCCTACACCAGCGTTCACTATGAATTCCTCTGTCTCCCTGTTGGCTATGGCGGCGCAGACAGCGCCAGCCCTCAACCCATATATGTTTGCAAGCGTAAAGATGAGTGATGCCTCCATTTCGAAGTTCAATACATTGATGCTTCTCAGGTATGAGACGAGGCCTCTCTGGAATGGAGGCAGGTAATCCCTGAAGCCCGGTCTCTCCTGCCCCACGTAGAAGCTGTCACTGCTGGCTGTTAAGCCAACATGATACCTGACACCCAGGGAATCAGCCGCCTCGACTAGAGCCATCACTACATCGTAGCTAGCTACAGCAGGGTATTCCGGCATAACGTAGTGTCTACTGGTGCCCTCCAGCCTCACAGCACCCGTTGATATCACTATGTCCCCGACACGTATATCGCTTCGAAGCGCACCGGTGGTTCCAACCCTTATAAACGTGTCCCCTCCAACCCTTGCAAGCTCCTCAACCGCGATCGCCGTGGCCGGTGCACCTATACCGGTGCTTGTAGCCGAGACAAATACTCCCTTGTAGTATCCACTGTAAGTAACATACTCCCTATGCCTCGCCACAAGCCATGACTTCTCCCAGAAGCTAGCGATCCATGGAACCCTCTCCGGGTCACCCGGGAGGAGGATGTATCGGCTGACATCACCGGGTTTAACCTGTAGATGATACTGCCTGCCCTCCCCGCTCTCAGGGCGGCTCGCACTCTTTAATCTCTCCCCTGCATCCATGCCCCCCGCCTCTACATGGATTCAGTCGGCCTCCACTATTTTAGCCTTCATGGTATCGGTATCCACGATGCCATAGCTGCGTCTACCGGTTATATAGCCGCATGCCTCACCCGGGTTGAAAACAAGCTTGCCCTCGAGGAATTCAGCCCTGGCTACATGTGTATGCCCATATAGCACCATGTCCACATCCAGGGATCTTGCAAGCGCGTCCACCATTTTATTGGTTGCAGCTATATCACCATAGCCGTGCAAAGCCAGCATTCTCCTGCCACCTATCTCGAGGAAAACTGGCTCACTATAGTAGTCCCATCCGTAGCTGGCTGAGATCCTACTCAGCAAGTGTACGTCGCCATCGTTGTTGCCTTTCAAAATAATGAACTTCAACCCTCTCGCTGAATCCCTCATGAATCTCAGCGTGAAGGGGCTTACCACGTCACCGAGATGTATCGCTAACTCTACTCCCTGCTCCACCATGCGTTCAACTATGCTTCTAGTGGCTGACACATTATCATGCGTATCGCTTAGAACCCCTATAAGCATTGAGGGCACCGTTAAAAATGGCTCTATTACTCGACCTTTATCTTGACGCCTTTATCCTCCCTACCGGTCTTCTTCAGCTTTACCTCGAGTACTCCATTCTTGTAGGAGGCCTTGGCTGATGCTGGATCCACCTTGGCAGGTAACTCGATCTCCTTGTAGTACTTCCTGTTAGTGTCGCTGGCGTTGATTACAATTGTCCTGCCGTCGTCTGAAACTTTCACATCGATCTTATCCTTTTCCACGCCAGGTATCTCAGCTATGACTGTTACCTCGTCCCCGGACTCGAATACATCGATCAAGGGCTCCCTTTCCTCAGAGATCACGGGTTTACCCCGCACCCTCCTGACATTGCCGAACTCCTTGATAACCGGCTTACCATCGGGCCCTATTGTTATACTGAACCCGTATACATATGGTTTCACACCCTTCCTCTCCAGCTCGCGCTCAAACTCCTCGAATCCTTCAGGCGTGAATCCCCTGCTTAATCTACGCATTAAATCCCACATCATCCTCTCCATGTCCTCGAACATCCTGTCTATCTCGTCGAAGAAGCCTTCCTCCCAGAACGGCCTTCTCCTCCTCCTATACCACCAGTCGTCCTCCATGCGTGCCACCATGTAGAACACTTATTTAGAGACTCTATTAAACCTTTAAACCATGCTAAGGAAGACGCTGTTTAAATCTAGTATTTTAAATCCTCGTAGCACATTGTATACTCCCGGGGGTCGCCTGTGAAAATATATCATCATGTCGCCAGATTCTCGACGAGTACGCGTTTCCAGCTAATAGATATAACGGGGATCGTTGAAGAAGCCGTTGAAAAATCAGGGGTAGCCAACGGGATCGTCGTGATCCACGCTCCCCACGCGACGGCAGCCATAGTTCTCAACGAGAATGAAGAGGGCTTGATCAACGATATAGTAGACAAGCTTAAAGACCTAACAGAGCCCGATAGTGGAAGATGGAGGCATAACAGGATAGATGACAACGCCCATGCCCACATAGGCTCAGCCATTATTGGAGCTGAGAGAGTGATCCCGGTTGTAAACGGCAGAGTCGCCAGGGGAACATGGCAGAACGTGTTTTTCATAGAGATGGATGGCCCCCGTTCAAGCAGGGAGGTAATTATAACCGTTATGGGTGAGTAGCCTTGGGATTCTACATAGCCCGTGAAGAAGAGATACTTGGAGGACTCGCCACAGACGTATACTTCACGAGAACATTCAAGGTGCTCAAGGCTAAAGGCGTCAGGAAAAAGGTTAGGATGGAGTTCCATGTGATGAAGCTACCCAAGGGCTATGAGTGGGCCGTGTATGCAGGGCTCGAGGAGGTCATATACCTGCTTAAAGGTAAACCCGTCACAGTATACTCGATGCCTGAGGGAACACTCTTCAAGGCGGGGGAACCCCTACTCATCATAGAGGGGTACTACGATGACTTCGCACTCTACGAGACCCCGGTGCTCGGCATACTGAGACACTACTCCAGTATAGCCAGCAAGGCTGCACGTGTTAAGAGATTGGCCATGGATAAAACCATCCTATTCTTCGGGCTCAGGGCGGTGCACCCTGCAATAGCCCCGATGGTTGATCGAGCCGCATACATAGGTGGAGTCGACGCTGTTTCAGGCGTGTTAAGTGAAAAATACCTTGGACTAAAACCATCGGGAACCATGCCTCACGCACTGATCCTTACCTTTGGCGATCAACGTGAAGCATGGAAAGCATTCGACGAAGTAGTTGAACCCAATGTGCCGAGAATAATGCTGGTGGACACACTCTATGACGAACGTGAAGAAGCATTAATGGCTGCACGCCTCCTCGGCGGGAGACTATACGGCGTCAGGCTTGACACGCCGAGCAGTAGACGCGGTGACATGAAACATATTGTTGAAGAGGTGAGGTGGACCCTTGACATTAACGGCTTCAAGAACGTTAAGATAGTTGTAAGCGGCGGGCTCGACGAGAAGGAGATAGTGAGGCTCAGAGACCTTGTGGACGCCTTCGGCGTCGGGACAAGCATCTCCATGCCCCCCAGTGTAGACATAAGTGCTGACATTGTTGAAGTATACGAGAATGGAGCCTGGAAACCGTTCACCAAGAGAGGTAAGTTACCGGGTGCGAAACAAGTATACAGGAAGAGGCCGGGATTAAACGACATAGTTGCATTAATGGATAACCCGGGCAACATACCGGAGGACTACACACCGTTGCTCCTGAAGTACCTTGATAACGGCGAACCAGTAAGGGAACTCCCGAGTCTAGAGGACATAAGGAGATATGTGCTCGAGCAACTCAGGGAAGTACCGGAACCCACCCTAGCTGACTAATCAACCGTTTGTCCCTGAATATTCATCCTCATAATCCTCATCGTCTTTATGTTTACACGTGTCCAAGGGCCTCCACCTCGCCCACATCTCGCGGACGGCTGAGCCCAACGGTTCCCATCCACAGGCAGCCCTACAGGGCTCGCCCCTAAAGGGAACCCTCATCCTTTAGGGTGGAGAGGGGCTGAATCCGTGAAGCGGCGGGGCGGCGATCACGGGGCGGGAGCTGAGAGCGAGGGGACGTCGGGCTCACGGCTTTCCCCTCAGCTCTTTGACGAGTCTTACGAGCTCAAGCAGATTATTTACAGCCCTGTATTTTCCAACGGGATCCATCCAGGGGGCGTCATACTCGGATCTAAATGTGTTTCTAACCAGTGTAACCCTGTTCCTGTACTCTCCGAGACCCTGGTCTATCACTGCTAGGTTCACGGGTTTATCGTCCACGTAAACTACTGCATCGTAATCCTCCAGTATTTCAAGGAGCGCGCTAAGCCTGGACCGCGTGTTCTCCTCAACGATGTATAGTGTTTTAAAGTACTCTGAAAACCCGTCTACTTCAACCCTGTGCTCCTTCAACCCATAGATGTCGTCCCTGTGGCCCACATGGTACAGGTCTACATCGTTCTCCATCAGCAGTTTTAACGCGTGCCTCACTCCCGGGAGGGGATGTGAATACTCCATCCTCCTCTCCCAGTACCTTGTTATCAACTCATCGTAGAGGCTTAGCGAAAACCCTGGAATATACCTTGGCCACAACTCCTCCCGTAGAAGACCTATTCCCTCGGCTAGGTATTCAAGGTACAGTAGTTGCCTAGCGTAATCTGATGCAGCCCCGGTGAGAACGGGGAGATCCATGATGTAGAAAACCGGGATCCCCCTGTAGCTGTCAACCAGTACGCCATCATAGTCTAATGCGACAGCCAGCTTCACTGCCTCCACCTCACTGCTGCTAACACCTATATTAGATGATGAGGCTCCTGATTAAAGTAGGAGGCTATACATTAATGGTGGGGAACAACCTGAAAATACTCGATCACTATTACCTGAGGCTTGCAAACAACTGCTTCTTCGTCGTAGTTGGAAATAGGCATCTAGGCTACGGCTTCATAGGGTACATCAAGTACTGTCCTCTTCAAGAAGGATCATCAATATGGGCTTCAAGAGGCATTCCACTGGAGAGGCTTGTTAAATGGTATGATGCGAGGGAGATCCATGAATACACTCCCTGGAAGACATACATCCCATACTATGATGCAGAGCTACCCTACGTCCCCATGTGGCTGGTAACCGAGTTCTACAACCCTGTCGACCGATTACTGGAGATCATTAGGTCTCCGAGAGATGGCTTGGAGCAGGAGGTGATCGAGGTGTCCACCTGCCTCGGGAGCCTAATCGGGGGCTTA
Coding sequences within it:
- a CDS encoding cation diffusion facilitator family transporter, producing the protein MITLGFTPVSSIEARLRSARSGFIASALLSFTGLVLELAVALIAPSIILITDLLHWTVDTVLEAVFLLVVYLASRFSKRFPWSIVMIEGVTVTTAILVILGLYGYIFLDYISSTAEGVSTRSLIPLVATLAGGVITVAMYIIQRRNYLRYRIELLRVDAAHALIDFIASILASIGIALTYWSGSHSVELLFTFMSMMFVVHSLFEVFKDIVRTLTGSNIDYELRARIKDSLIEDFSNVEVGDVDARKIGSFYVVSAKILVDPDMTMREIHRLRKRIVRSITSCSELIYHVDVKFYPNHRVKTRRRQHTR
- a CDS encoding carbohydrate kinase family protein, which encodes MPKANTPLHVSVGNFNIDVAVYVDKMPGLDESVNAREVDIRPGGAATNYAVAVSHYGHRSSLIASVSSNPLAKMGLETVRDMGVDVSHVSYVDAQPGMVVSIVYPDGSRSMIRSLGANAYLTPDKVSQELLDSSSVVHMATLHPAKALEISRRTRAAMKSYDPGVYVHTDVSELREVLRHIDVLFLNRQEYAVLTGKVDVRELFNLGVNIIVVKLGGKGAVALTRDGGVYHAYTAPQGKPVDTTGAGDAFNAFFNAAYIDTGSVREALRYGASAGALKTLCKGSMLCWDRGLFKRHLEASIVEEGVNALSLISKG
- the udp gene encoding uridine phosphorylase → MDAGERLKSASRPESGEGRQYHLQVKPGDVSRYILLPGDPERVPWIASFWEKSWLVARHREYVTYSGYYKGVFVSATSTGIGAPATAIAVEELARVGGDTFIRVGTTGALRSDIRVGDIVISTGAVRLEGTSRHYVMPEYPAVASYDVVMALVEAADSLGVRYHVGLTASSDSFYVGQERPGFRDYLPPFQRGLVSYLRSINVLNFEMEASLIFTLANIYGLRAGAVCAAIANRETEEFIVNAGVGDAIRVANEAVKILSEWDEEARREGKKYITASVIKRTASRRN
- a CDS encoding metallophosphoesterase; this encodes MLIGVLSDTHDNVSATRSIVERMVEQGVELAIHLGDVVSPFTLRFMRDSARGLKFIILKGNNDGDVHLLSRISASYGWDYYSEPVFLEIGGRRMLALHGYGDIAATNKMVDALARSLDVDMVLYGHTHVARAEFLEGKLVFNPGEACGYITGRRSYGIVDTDTMKAKIVEAD
- the hsp20 gene encoding archaeal heat shock protein Hsp20, whose protein sequence is MEDDWWYRRRRRPFWEEGFFDEIDRMFEDMERMMWDLMRRLSRGFTPEGFEEFERELERKGVKPYVYGFSITIGPDGKPVIKEFGNVRRVRGKPVISEEREPLIDVFESGDEVTVIAEIPGVEKDKIDVKVSDDGRTIVINASDTNRKYYKEIELPAKVDPASAKASYKNGVLEVKLKKTGREDKGVKIKVE
- a CDS encoding secondary thiamine-phosphate synthase enzyme YjbQ, with translation MKIYHHVARFSTSTRFQLIDITGIVEEAVEKSGVANGIVVIHAPHATAAIVLNENEEGLINDIVDKLKDLTEPDSGRWRHNRIDDNAHAHIGSAIIGAERVIPVVNGRVARGTWQNVFFIEMDGPRSSREVIITVMGE
- a CDS encoding nicotinate phosphoribosyltransferase, which codes for MGFYIAREEEILGGLATDVYFTRTFKVLKAKGVRKKVRMEFHVMKLPKGYEWAVYAGLEEVIYLLKGKPVTVYSMPEGTLFKAGEPLLIIEGYYDDFALYETPVLGILRHYSSIASKAARVKRLAMDKTILFFGLRAVHPAIAPMVDRAAYIGGVDAVSGVLSEKYLGLKPSGTMPHALILTFGDQREAWKAFDEVVEPNVPRIMLVDTLYDEREEALMAARLLGGRLYGVRLDTPSSRRGDMKHIVEEVRWTLDINGFKNVKIVVSGGLDEKEIVRLRDLVDAFGVGTSISMPPSVDISADIVEVYENGAWKPFTKRGKLPGAKQVYRKRPGLNDIVALMDNPGNIPEDYTPLLLKYLDNGEPVRELPSLEDIRRYVLEQLREVPEPTLAD
- a CDS encoding HAD family hydrolase; this encodes MKLAVALDYDGVLVDSYRGIPVFYIMDLPVLTGAASDYARQLLYLEYLAEGIGLLREELWPRYIPGFSLSLYDELITRYWERRMEYSHPLPGVRHALKLLMENDVDLYHVGHRDDIYGLKEHRVEVDGFSEYFKTLYIVEENTRSRLSALLEILEDYDAVVYVDDKPVNLAVIDQGLGEYRNRVTLVRNTFRSEYDAPWMDPVGKYRAVNNLLELVRLVKELRGKP